From Ictidomys tridecemlineatus isolate mIctTri1 chromosome 2, mIctTri1.hap1, whole genome shotgun sequence, the proteins below share one genomic window:
- the Rpl18a gene encoding large ribosomal subunit protein eL20 produces the protein MKASGTLREYKVVGRCLPTPKCHTPPLYRMRIFAPNHVVAKSRFWYFVSQLKKMKKSSGEIVYCGQVFEKSPLRVKNFGIWLRYDSRSGTHNMYREYRDLTTAGAVTQCYRDMGARHRARAHSIQIMKVEEIAASKCRRPAVKQFHDSKIKFPLPHRVLRRQHKPRFTTKRPNTFF, from the exons ATGAAGGCCTCGGGCACG CTTCGAGAATACAAGGTGGTGGGCCGCTGCCTGCCCACCCCCAAATGCCACACCCCACCTCTCTACCGAATGCGAATCTTTGCACCCAATCACGTTGTTGCCAAGTCCCGCTTCTGGTATTTTGTATCTCAGctaaagaagatgaagaagtCTTCAGGGGAAATTGTCTACTGTGGGCAG GTGTTTGAGAAGTCCCCGCTGCGGGTGAAGAACTTTGGTATCTGGCTGCGCTATGACTCCCGTAGTGGCACCCACAATATGTACCGGGAATATCGCGATCTGACCACCGCGGGCGCTGTCACCCAGTGTT ACCGAGACATGGGTGCCCGGCACCGTGCCCGGGCCCACTCCATCCAGATCATGAAGGTGGAGGAGATTGCGGCCAGCAAGTGCCGGCGGCCGGCTGTCAAGCAGTTCCAC GACTCCAAGATCAAGTTCCCGCTGCCCCATCGGGTCCTGCGTCGCCAGCACAAGCCACGCTTCACCACCAAGAGGCCCAACaccttcttctag